The Bacteroidota bacterium genome includes a window with the following:
- a CDS encoding N-acetyltransferase, which translates to MTQKADYFAHETAVIDEPVQIGKGTKIWHFSHVSTGVEIGEGCNFGQNVFIGTGVKLGNNVKVQNNVSIYAGVVCEDDVFLGPSMVFTNVINPRSNVNRKSEYRETYLERGVTVGANATIVCGVRLKKFAFVGAGTVVTKDVPAYALVTGVPARVAGWMSEHGEKLKFDAEGYAICPGSGERYRKIGDLVTKIG; encoded by the coding sequence ATGACACAGAAAGCGGATTACTTCGCACATGAAACGGCCGTGATTGACGAGCCGGTCCAAATTGGAAAAGGAACGAAGATTTGGCATTTTTCACACGTAAGCACCGGTGTTGAGATCGGGGAAGGCTGCAATTTCGGGCAGAATGTCTTCATTGGAACCGGTGTAAAGCTAGGCAACAATGTCAAGGTGCAAAACAATGTCTCGATTTATGCGGGCGTTGTCTGCGAAGACGATGTTTTCCTCGGGCCTTCCATGGTGTTTACCAACGTGATCAATCCCCGCAGCAACGTGAATCGCAAAAGTGAATACCGCGAAACGTATCTGGAAAGGGGCGTTACGGTCGGGGCGAATGCAACGATTGTATGCGGCGTGCGGTTGAAAAAGTTTGCATTCGTGGGTGCCGGAACGGTGGTGACCAAGGACGTGCCTGCCTATGCACTTGTCACGGGGGTCCCCGCGCGTGTGGCCGGATGGATGAGCGAGCACGGCGAAAAGCTCAAATTTGATGCAGAAGGCTATGCCATCTGCCCCGGAAGCGGCGAACGTTACCGCAAAATCGGAGATTTAGTAACCAAAATCGGATGA